One Caulobacter segnis genomic window carries:
- a CDS encoding alginate export family protein, which yields MKSVRLLLHCGAAAMALACSTAAWAQAAPDPAPKPAEEPAAEPAAEAAPEPAAEPPPPPAPPPTISDQIGAGKLILEVRARYETVDQTRTATLLDKADAFTVRTRLGWETAEFKGFKGLVEFEDVRQIGNEHYAVNVPGAATAPLNGADKARYPIVNDPDVTELNRAQLTWTPSAVLQVTAGRQRILLDDQRFVGNVGWRQDEQTFDAVRADVALGRFKATYAYVTHINRILGELRDWDSDSHLFNATWSPAEALRLQGFVYALDFGNSAVNSSITKGVKASGKTWLGLYQLSYNATFARQSDYRHNTANFDLDYFSADLAGTFDIYTAKIAYESLEGDGTRGFTTPLATVHAFNGWSDAFVSPGGNKSFVDGIEDLNFGLNIKPRFRATYFFNTDIVARYHDFDDQRTGANLGHEWDLQFTAAITAKLSVQLKYADFQRVKTVPVGTAAPPASRTKTWLTLEYKF from the coding sequence ATGAAATCCGTTCGACTTTTGCTGCACTGCGGTGCGGCCGCGATGGCGCTCGCCTGTAGCACGGCGGCCTGGGCCCAGGCGGCTCCCGACCCGGCGCCCAAGCCGGCCGAGGAACCGGCGGCCGAACCCGCCGCCGAGGCCGCGCCCGAGCCGGCGGCCGAACCACCGCCGCCACCCGCGCCGCCGCCGACGATCAGCGACCAGATCGGGGCCGGCAAGCTGATCCTGGAGGTCCGGGCTCGCTACGAGACCGTCGACCAGACCCGCACCGCCACCCTGCTGGACAAGGCCGACGCCTTTACCGTCCGCACCCGCCTGGGCTGGGAGACCGCCGAGTTCAAGGGCTTCAAGGGTCTCGTCGAGTTCGAGGATGTCCGCCAGATCGGCAACGAGCATTACGCCGTCAACGTGCCGGGCGCGGCGACCGCGCCGTTGAACGGCGCCGACAAGGCCCGCTATCCGATCGTCAACGATCCGGACGTCACCGAGCTGAACCGCGCCCAGCTGACCTGGACGCCCAGCGCGGTGCTGCAAGTCACCGCCGGCCGCCAGCGCATCCTGCTGGACGACCAGCGCTTCGTCGGCAATGTCGGCTGGCGCCAGGACGAACAGACCTTCGACGCCGTCCGCGCCGACGTGGCCCTGGGCCGCTTCAAGGCGACCTACGCTTATGTCACCCACATCAACCGCATCCTGGGCGAGCTGCGTGACTGGGACAGCGACAGCCACCTGTTCAACGCCACCTGGTCGCCGGCCGAGGCGCTGAGGCTGCAAGGCTTCGTCTACGCCCTCGACTTCGGCAACTCGGCGGTCAACTCGTCGATCACCAAGGGCGTCAAGGCGTCGGGCAAGACGTGGCTGGGCCTCTACCAGCTGTCCTACAACGCCACCTTCGCTCGCCAGTCGGACTATCGCCACAACACGGCGAACTTCGACCTCGACTATTTCAGCGCCGACCTGGCCGGGACCTTCGACATCTACACGGCCAAGATCGCCTACGAGAGCCTCGAAGGCGACGGGACACGCGGCTTCACCACGCCCCTGGCCACGGTCCACGCCTTCAACGGCTGGTCCGACGCTTTCGTCTCGCCGGGCGGCAACAAGAGCTTCGTCGATGGGATCGAGGACCTCAACTTCGGCCTGAACATCAAGCCGCGCTTCCGGGCGACGTACTTCTTCAACACCGACATCGTGGCCCGCTACCACGACTTCGACGATCAGCGGACCGGCGCGAACCTGGGCCACGAGTGGGACCTGCAGTTCACCGCCGCCATCACCGCCAAGCTCTCGGTCCAGCTCAAATACGCCGACTTCCAGCGCGTGAAAACCGTCCCGGTCGGCACGGCCGCGCCGCCGGCCTCGCGGACCAAGACCTGGCTCACCCTCGAATACAAGTTCTAG